A single window of Chloracidobacterium sp. DNA harbors:
- the sdhA gene encoding succinate dehydrogenase flavoprotein subunit, whose product MASSGLKIAIVGGGLAGLAAAMKIAEAGHEVDMISVVPVKRSHSVCAQGGINGAVNTKGEGDSPAKHLDDTVYGGDFLANQPPVQRMTDMAPAIINLFDRMGVPFSRTKEGLMDFRRFGGTLHHRTAFAGASTGQQLLYALDEQVRRYEVGGSVHKYEGWEMLSLVLDDHQVCRGLIAMNLQTLELKTFAADAVIMATGGPGMVFGKSTNSQTCTGSAVAACYQQGAKYANGEFIQVHPTSIPGEDKLRLMSESARGEGGRVWVPRDPMDARKPKDIPESERLYFLEEKYPAYGNLVPRDIATREIFQVCLEGKGVGGENQVYLDLTHIPADTLTEKLGAILEIYEMFVGDDPRYVPMRIFPGVHYSMGGLWVDFEQRTNIPGLFAAGECDYSIHGANRLGANSLLSCVYGGFVAAPAAMEYGKNVERGATESNGIHADELKRQQEINDSIIKSEGGENQYKLHEELGKVMTDNVTVVRYNDRLQATDDKIRELQERYKKISINDSNLWATQAVPHARQLANMFELARVITLGALNRNESRGAHYKPDFPERDDENFMKTTIAEYSAEAPVLSYEAIDISLIEPRKRDYSSGKKAKA is encoded by the coding sequence ATGGCATCCAGCGGATTAAAAATTGCGATCGTCGGCGGCGGGCTTGCGGGCCTCGCGGCGGCGATGAAGATAGCCGAGGCCGGCCACGAGGTCGATATGATCTCGGTCGTTCCGGTCAAGCGTTCACACTCGGTCTGTGCCCAGGGCGGCATCAACGGAGCGGTCAATACCAAGGGCGAAGGCGATTCGCCGGCCAAGCACCTCGACGACACCGTCTATGGCGGCGACTTTTTGGCTAATCAACCGCCCGTCCAGCGGATGACGGATATGGCTCCGGCGATCATCAATCTGTTTGACCGTATGGGCGTGCCGTTCTCGCGTACGAAAGAGGGTTTGATGGATTTTCGCCGGTTTGGAGGCACGCTCCATCACCGGACGGCATTTGCCGGAGCGTCGACCGGCCAACAGTTGCTGTACGCTCTCGACGAGCAGGTCCGCAGGTATGAAGTCGGCGGCAGCGTGCATAAATACGAGGGCTGGGAGATGCTCTCGCTCGTGCTTGACGACCATCAGGTATGCCGCGGTCTGATCGCGATGAATCTGCAAACGCTTGAATTAAAGACGTTTGCGGCGGATGCCGTGATAATGGCGACGGGCGGGCCCGGAATGGTCTTTGGCAAATCGACCAATTCGCAGACCTGTACGGGAAGTGCGGTTGCCGCCTGTTACCAGCAGGGTGCCAAGTACGCTAACGGCGAATTTATCCAAGTACACCCGACATCGATCCCCGGCGAAGACAAACTCCGCCTAATGAGCGAATCGGCCCGCGGCGAAGGCGGCCGCGTGTGGGTGCCGCGTGACCCGATGGATGCCCGCAAGCCTAAGGACATCCCCGAGAGCGAACGTCTCTACTTTCTCGAAGAGAAATATCCGGCATACGGCAATCTCGTTCCGCGTGACATTGCTACCCGAGAGATCTTTCAGGTCTGTCTGGAGGGCAAAGGCGTGGGCGGCGAGAATCAGGTCTATCTCGATCTCACGCACATTCCGGCCGACACTTTGACCGAAAAGCTCGGAGCCATTCTCGAAATTTATGAGATGTTCGTCGGCGACGATCCGCGTTACGTGCCGATGCGAATTTTCCCGGGCGTTCATTATTCGATGGGCGGCCTGTGGGTCGATTTTGAACAGCGGACAAATATACCCGGATTGTTTGCGGCCGGCGAATGCGACTACTCCATCCACGGTGCTAACCGCTTGGGTGCCAACTCTCTGTTATCTTGCGTTTACGGCGGATTCGTAGCGGCACCGGCCGCAATGGAGTACGGCAAGAACGTCGAGCGCGGTGCGACCGAGAGCAATGGCATTCACGCCGATGAACTGAAACGCCAACAGGAGATCAACGATTCGATCATCAAGAGTGAGGGCGGCGAAAATCAGTACAAACTGCACGAGGAACTAGGCAAGGTGATGACCGATAATGTCACCGTCGTCCGCTACAACGACCGTCTGCAGGCAACCGATGACAAGATCCGCGAACTGCAGGAGCGTTACAAAAAGATCTCGATCAACGATTCGAATCTATGGGCGACGCAGGCCGTGCCGCACGCCCGGCAGCTCGCAAATATGTTTGAGCTCGCACGCGTCATAACGCTCGGAGCGCTCAACCGAAATGAATCACGCGGGGCACATTACAAGCCCGATTTTCCAGAGCGTGACGACGAGAACTTTATGAAGACGACCATCGCCGAATACTCGGCCGAGGCTCCGGTCCTGAGCTACGAGGCGATCGACATATCGCTGATCGAACCGCGAAAGCGAGACTATTCGTCGGGTAAGAAGGCAAAGGCCTAA
- the sdhB gene encoding succinate dehydrogenase iron-sulfur subunit, translating into MTTNAHVEKKRLDNPPATIKFKIQRREKEGAESHWETFEIPYRRNLNVISALMDIRKNPVTIDGKATTPPVWDMSCLEQVCGICTMVIDGRVRQSCSALIDDLLLASSSDTVSLAPMSKFPNVRDLKVDRTKMFEHLKKVEAWIELDGSYDLGPGPAISNETAQERYALSRCMTCGCCLEACPQYGDDQYIGPQAIAQARLFNMHPVGKTTMDDRLNGLLEEDGIANCGNAQNCVQVCPMSLPLPRAIYETNRDITVNALFGWLKK; encoded by the coding sequence ATGACCACAAACGCACACGTAGAAAAGAAACGCCTCGATAACCCGCCCGCGACGATCAAATTCAAGATCCAGCGGCGTGAAAAAGAAGGGGCAGAGTCGCACTGGGAAACGTTTGAGATACCGTATCGGCGTAATCTCAACGTCATCTCGGCGCTGATGGACATTCGCAAAAATCCGGTCACGATCGACGGCAAAGCGACCACGCCGCCGGTGTGGGATATGAGCTGTCTCGAGCAGGTTTGCGGCATCTGTACGATGGTGATCGACGGACGTGTCCGGCAGTCGTGCTCGGCGTTGATCGACGATCTGCTGCTGGCGTCCAGCAGCGATACGGTCAGCCTTGCGCCGATGTCAAAGTTCCCCAACGTTCGCGACCTCAAGGTCGATCGGACAAAGATGTTCGAGCATCTGAAAAAGGTCGAGGCCTGGATCGAACTCGATGGATCATACGACCTCGGGCCCGGTCCCGCGATATCTAATGAGACGGCACAAGAGCGATATGCGCTATCGCGATGTATGACCTGCGGTTGCTGCCTCGAGGCGTGTCCGCAGTATGGCGATGACCAATACATCGGACCGCAAGCGATCGCTCAGGCGCGCCTTTTCAATATGCATCCGGTCGGTAAAACGACGATGGACGATCGCCTCAACGGACTTTTAGAAGAAGACGGCATCGCTAACTGCGGCAACGCACAAAACTGCGTGCAGGTATGTCCGATGTCGCTGCCGCTACCCAGGGCGATCTACGAGACCAACCGTGATATTACGGTCAATGCACTATTCGGTTGGCTAAAAAAATAG
- the bamA gene encoding outer membrane protein assembly factor BamA, which produces MHNLRVIGLVILALAAFALPAIAGSGDPAGKSAEKKAAVQQVVESVDIQGNRRLRDEDLLYYIKTRPGDVYDPAGLERDLKELLSLNFFDKTATRVLTEEGVRGGVNVIFEVRELAIIRDLQFKGSKAIQESDILKEFREKRVGISKEAVYDPVKARNATRILREMLASKGFPNAKVTVQEDEVSATSIAVTFNIEQGNRSRIINIQFDGNEKFKDSELRNALTLVKQTGIITRFKGQDILDLRKLQYDLQKNVRAYMFSKGYFQARIGEPEVVGLGYKRTGLPLIKNLPIPVLTSMDDTLKIIVPVTEGRIFRVGELKVEGNSIFSEQQILGYVGLKKGEIADGKRLQDAVYEDLKKVYGGQGFVQYNAEFEPDFKDNPTNPNEGIVDITISIDEGKQFSLRRLEFTGNTFTRDRVMRREFLINEGDIYNQNYLEISVARLNQTQYFDPIDKEQDVEIRTDEENGNVDLIVKVKEKGRQQISFNGGVSGIGGSFFGLEYSTNNLAGRGEVLSFNVGYGNRQQTLQMTFQQPYFRNRPISVGLSVFASRYKFFGEGTYLTQNQDLLNELYNPYGQVVTDSANLFTQSTYGVTLFATAPLSELFLKKRRFTQFTRVGLNYQLSATTIADPAVNSGNDPGSIIPVIYRQPNILTSRITGTFAYDSRQPAKNGIDTLAGSQLSLSIGFAGLGGDVRTYQPSISYSKFIPMRNKKKPNPDVFAFRIMAGTIGTWALSDKVKNANSIAFVGGVPAYERFFLGSENDIRGYNSRSIGPVAPFDTYVTTRNVVLANNAFGTADTNHLIDPRTRDELVTIGQLTGAAGNNPALYSRNFRFIGGDTQMLANVEYRIPIFGPATLALFADIGSVFNLRNAGTQQINSEFLEDEKLLGGGRLTALGLINTPVLEQSFGSLLYYRGRVMTRTDFVNEFCRGNRFACPTSLSPQVQQLYLRGDVQQNSLLKVGDSAFSKLKDFKASVGAELRVQVPIVNVPFRLIYFYNPNAKLGYTEELPGIFLPGKRNGFRFTVGRTF; this is translated from the coding sequence ATGCATAATCTTCGCGTAATCGGGCTAGTAATATTGGCTTTGGCGGCCTTTGCGTTGCCCGCCATTGCCGGCTCGGGCGACCCTGCAGGCAAGTCGGCAGAAAAGAAAGCGGCAGTGCAGCAGGTGGTCGAATCAGTAGATATTCAGGGGAACCGGCGGCTTCGCGACGAAGACCTGCTTTACTACATCAAGACCCGTCCGGGCGACGTCTATGACCCGGCAGGCCTCGAACGCGACCTCAAAGAACTGCTCTCGCTCAACTTTTTTGACAAGACGGCAACCCGCGTTTTGACCGAAGAAGGCGTTCGCGGCGGCGTCAATGTAATTTTTGAGGTTCGTGAGTTGGCCATCATCCGCGACCTGCAGTTTAAGGGCAGCAAGGCGATCCAGGAATCGGACATTCTTAAGGAATTTCGCGAAAAACGCGTCGGCATCTCGAAAGAGGCGGTCTATGACCCGGTCAAGGCACGCAATGCAACACGCATCTTGCGTGAGATGCTTGCGTCCAAGGGGTTTCCGAATGCCAAGGTCACGGTACAGGAAGACGAGGTTTCGGCCACGTCGATCGCGGTCACCTTTAACATCGAACAGGGCAATCGTTCACGTATCATCAATATCCAATTTGACGGCAACGAGAAATTTAAGGACAGCGAACTCCGAAATGCTCTGACGCTCGTCAAGCAAACCGGTATCATCACTCGATTCAAGGGCCAGGACATTCTCGATCTTAGAAAACTCCAGTACGATCTGCAGAAGAACGTGCGGGCTTATATGTTCTCGAAGGGCTATTTTCAGGCCCGCATCGGTGAACCTGAGGTGGTCGGACTCGGCTACAAACGCACCGGACTGCCGCTCATCAAGAATTTGCCGATCCCGGTCCTGACCTCAATGGACGACACGCTGAAGATCATCGTACCGGTCACTGAGGGTCGTATTTTCCGCGTCGGCGAACTCAAGGTCGAGGGCAACTCGATCTTTTCGGAACAACAGATCCTCGGCTATGTCGGGCTCAAGAAAGGCGAGATCGCGGACGGCAAACGGTTGCAGGACGCGGTTTACGAGGACCTCAAAAAGGTTTACGGCGGCCAGGGCTTTGTCCAGTACAACGCCGAATTTGAGCCGGATTTCAAAGATAATCCGACCAACCCCAACGAGGGCATCGTCGATATTACGATCTCGATCGACGAAGGCAAACAGTTCAGCTTGAGAAGGCTCGAGTTTACGGGCAACACCTTTACCCGCGACCGCGTGATGCGACGCGAGTTTCTGATCAACGAAGGCGATATCTATAACCAGAATTACCTCGAGATCTCGGTCGCACGTCTTAATCAGACGCAGTATTTCGACCCGATCGACAAGGAACAGGATGTCGAGATCCGCACTGACGAAGAGAACGGCAACGTCGATCTGATCGTCAAGGTCAAGGAAAAAGGTCGTCAACAGATATCGTTTAACGGCGGCGTTTCGGGTATCGGCGGTTCGTTCTTCGGGTTAGAGTACTCGACTAATAACCTTGCCGGCCGTGGCGAAGTTTTGTCATTCAACGTCGGTTACGGTAATCGCCAGCAGACGCTACAGATGACCTTTCAGCAGCCGTATTTCCGCAACAGGCCGATCTCAGTCGGTTTGTCGGTATTTGCGAGCCGCTACAAGTTTTTTGGCGAAGGCACGTACCTGACGCAAAATCAGGATCTGCTCAACGAGTTGTACAATCCGTACGGCCAGGTCGTGACCGACTCGGCCAATCTGTTTACGCAGAGCACATACGGCGTTACGCTCTTTGCGACGGCTCCGCTGTCAGAGCTTTTCTTAAAGAAGCGTAGGTTTACACAGTTTACGCGAGTTGGCCTCAACTATCAGCTTTCGGCGACAACCATTGCTGACCCCGCGGTAAATAGCGGCAACGATCCCGGGTCGATCATTCCGGTCATTTATCGTCAGCCCAATATTCTTACAAGCCGCATTACCGGTACCTTCGCTTACGATTCGCGTCAACCTGCCAAGAATGGCATCGACACGCTTGCCGGCAGCCAGTTGTCGCTTTCGATCGGATTTGCGGGTCTCGGCGGCGATGTCCGAACGTATCAGCCGAGCATAAGCTACTCTAAGTTTATCCCGATGCGTAACAAGAAGAAGCCGAATCCGGATGTCTTCGCGTTTCGCATAATGGCCGGCACGATCGGCACCTGGGCTCTCAGCGACAAGGTAAAGAACGCAAACTCGATCGCATTTGTCGGCGGAGTTCCGGCTTACGAGAGATTTTTCCTCGGTAGTGAGAATGACATTCGCGGGTACAACTCGCGATCCATCGGCCCCGTCGCACCGTTTGACACCTATGTGACAACCCGCAATGTCGTGCTGGCAAACAATGCCTTTGGTACGGCGGATACGAATCATCTGATCGATCCGAGGACGCGTGACGAGTTGGTCACTATCGGCCAACTAACCGGAGCAGCGGGCAACAATCCGGCACTGTACAGCCGCAATTTCCGCTTTATCGGCGGCGACACACAGATGCTTGCGAACGTCGAATACCGCATTCCGATCTTCGGCCCGGCGACGCTCGCCCTGTTTGCCGACATCGGTTCGGTATTTAATCTTCGTAATGCCGGTACACAGCAGATCAACAGCGAATTTCTCGAAGACGAGAAACTGCTCGGCGGCGGACGCCTGACGGCACTCGGGCTGATCAACACGCCCGTGCTCGAGCAAAGTTTCGGCAGCCTTTTGTACTACCGCGGTCGCGTGATGACACGGACCGACTTTGTCAATGAGTTTTGCCGTGGCAATCGATTTGCTTGCCCGACGAGTCTTTCGCCTCAGGTCCAGCAGTTATATCTACGCGGCGATGTGCAGCAAAATTCGTTGCTCAAGGTAGGCGACAGTGCGTTTTCGAAACTGAAAGATTTTAAGGCAAGCGTCGGAGCTGAACTCCGCGTGCAAGTGCCGATCGTCAACGTCCCTTTCCGTCTGATCTACTTTTACAACCCGAACGCAAAACTCGGCTATACCGAGGAGTTGCCGGGCATCTTCCTTCCGGGTAAGCGTAACGGATTTAGATTTACCGTCGGACGTACGTTCTAA
- a CDS encoding bifunctional phosphoribosyl-AMP cyclohydrolase/phosphoribosyl-ATP diphosphatase HisIE: MNLRYDKYADGLIPAIVQDAGTGAVLMLGFMNEEALLKTQASGQVTFYSRSRSQLWTKGETSGNFLKVVSIAPDCDEDTLLIKAIPSGPVCHNGTATCFGDAIRRPFDLITELESVIDDRRATNAEGSYVASLFAKGINKIAQKVGEEAVELVIEAKDDDRDKFLSEAADLLFHYLILLRAKNESICDVLAVLATRRK; this comes from the coding sequence ATGAACCTTAGATACGATAAATACGCCGACGGACTGATACCGGCGATCGTCCAGGACGCCGGAACCGGAGCCGTTTTAATGCTTGGGTTTATGAATGAGGAAGCTTTGCTCAAGACACAGGCGAGCGGCCAGGTGACGTTCTATTCACGCTCTCGGTCGCAGTTATGGACCAAAGGCGAGACCAGCGGCAATTTTCTCAAGGTCGTCTCCATCGCTCCGGATTGTGACGAGGACACGCTGTTGATAAAGGCGATACCGTCGGGCCCGGTTTGCCACAATGGAACAGCGACGTGCTTTGGCGATGCGATCCGGAGGCCCTTTGACCTTATCACAGAGCTTGAGAGCGTTATCGACGATCGCCGGGCGACCAACGCCGAAGGGTCGTATGTCGCGAGCCTTTTTGCAAAAGGCATCAACAAGATCGCCCAAAAGGTCGGCGAGGAGGCCGTCGAACTCGTCATCGAGGCAAAGGACGACGACCGGGACAAATTCTTGTCCGAGGCTGCCGATCTGTTGTTTCACTATTTGATCTTGCTCAGAGCCAAGAATGAGTCGATATGCGACGTGCTGGCAGTTCTCGCGACACGCCGCAAATAG
- a CDS encoding DUF86 domain-containing protein, with amino-acid sequence MERDVNTYLFDVVENCKLIVGFVRGLDYAAYEDDELVKSAVERRFINIGEALNRLKQTDPELFGKISDAHRIVGFRNVLVHGYESISDRLVWGIIEENLHELKVSCEKLLN; translated from the coding sequence ATGGAACGTGACGTCAACACCTATCTATTCGATGTGGTTGAAAACTGCAAGCTGATCGTCGGATTTGTACGCGGACTGGATTATGCGGCTTATGAAGATGACGAACTTGTTAAGTCGGCCGTTGAACGCCGTTTTATCAATATCGGTGAAGCATTGAATCGGCTAAAGCAGACCGACCCCGAACTGTTTGGAAAAATTTCGGATGCGCATCGGATCGTAGGATTTAGAAATGTGTTGGTTCACGGTTACGAATCTATTTCTGACCGCCTCGTATGGGGAATCATCGAAGAGAACTTGCACGAGCTCAAAGTGTCTTGCGAAAAGTTGTTGAATTGA
- the fabZ gene encoding 3-hydroxyacyl-ACP dehydratase FabZ, giving the protein MTILDSVAIQKILPHRFPFLLVDKIIELEPRVSIVGIKQVTFNEPFFSGHFPGAPVMPGVLQIEALAQVGAILALREFEDRESKIPFFTGIEDCKFRRPVVPGDTLRLEVTTLRIGSKVQKMRGVATVDGHVTAEATITSIIADRPKEQ; this is encoded by the coding sequence ATGACAATCCTCGATTCAGTTGCTATCCAAAAGATCCTGCCCCACCGATTCCCGTTCTTACTGGTGGATAAGATCATTGAGCTCGAGCCACGTGTGAGCATCGTCGGTATCAAGCAAGTGACATTTAACGAACCATTTTTCAGCGGACACTTTCCGGGTGCGCCGGTGATGCCGGGCGTGCTGCAGATCGAGGCTTTGGCGCAGGTCGGAGCTATCCTTGCCCTGCGTGAGTTTGAGGATCGCGAGAGCAAGATACCTTTCTTTACCGGCATCGAGGACTGCAAGTTTCGCCGCCCCGTAGTGCCTGGCGACACACTGAGACTCGAGGTCACGACGCTGCGGATCGGGTCAAAAGTACAGAAAATGCGTGGTGTCGCCACCGTTGACGGACACGTGACGGCCGAGGCGACGATCACGTCGATCATCGCTGACCGCCCCAAGGAGCAATAA
- the lpxA gene encoding acyl-ACP--UDP-N-acetylglucosamine O-acyltransferase has translation MSTFIHASAIVHPDAAIGDDCHIGPFCSIGAEVRLGAGVRLDSHVVIDGITTIGDGTHVYPFVSIGLGPQDLKYAGEATSTEIGLRNQIREFVTIHRGTVGGGGVTRIGDDNLLMAQAHVAHDCQVGNSVIMANAATLAGHVEIADRASVGAYSGVHQFCRVGYEAFVGGYSVVVKDALPFAIIQGNHAKCYGLNKVGMKRRGYSPEVIESLNHAFRLLLSSKLNTTQALERIRAEVADCKEVKLLLDFIEASKRGVVK, from the coding sequence ATGAGCACATTTATCCACGCCTCGGCGATCGTGCACCCTGATGCGGCGATCGGTGATGATTGTCATATCGGCCCGTTTTGCTCGATCGGTGCCGAGGTCAGACTCGGTGCGGGCGTGAGGCTCGATTCGCACGTCGTGATAGACGGTATCACCACGATCGGCGACGGCACGCACGTTTACCCATTTGTCTCGATCGGGCTCGGCCCGCAGGACCTCAAGTACGCCGGCGAAGCGACATCGACAGAGATCGGCCTGCGAAATCAGATACGCGAATTTGTGACCATTCATCGCGGAACTGTCGGCGGCGGCGGCGTCACGCGTATCGGTGACGACAATCTGCTGATGGCACAGGCGCACGTCGCACACGATTGTCAGGTCGGCAACAGCGTGATAATGGCTAATGCCGCCACGCTCGCGGGCCACGTCGAGATCGCCGATCGGGCAAGCGTGGGAGCTTATTCGGGTGTGCACCAGTTTTGCCGCGTCGGCTATGAGGCGTTCGTCGGCGGTTATTCGGTGGTAGTTAAGGACGCTCTGCCCTTTGCGATCATTCAGGGAAACCACGCCAAATGTTACGGCCTGAACAAGGTCGGAATGAAGCGTCGCGGATACAGCCCCGAAGTGATCGAAAGCCTCAATCACGCATTTCGCCTGCTGCTGTCGTCCAAGCTCAATACGACTCAGGCTCTCGAGCGTATCAGGGCCGAGGTCGCTGACTGCAAAGAGGTAAAGCTGCTGCTCGACTTTATCGAAGCTTCGAAACGCGGCGTCGTTAAATAG
- a CDS encoding OmpH family outer membrane protein has translation MRRFSLAALSLLFAAMFAVSANAQAGAAQTGAGKFGLVNSYLFADEKPGGGITKFKNALTALEAEFKPLNDELKTMQTKYEGLAAEIQKLQNLPQADRNAIQAKVDEAQSIETNMKRKQEDAKARYTKRYDAVVGPVTDDILKAMNDYAKAKGYAVIMDGPKLLEAQILMGFDEKSDVTLDFIAFYNARK, from the coding sequence ATGAGAAGATTCAGTTTAGCCGCCCTCAGCCTTTTATTCGCTGCGATGTTTGCGGTATCAGCAAATGCTCAGGCTGGAGCTGCGCAGACCGGTGCCGGCAAATTCGGCCTAGTCAATAGTTACCTTTTTGCCGATGAGAAACCCGGCGGTGGCATCACCAAGTTCAAGAATGCGTTGACCGCCCTCGAAGCGGAATTCAAGCCTCTCAATGATGAGCTTAAGACGATGCAGACCAAGTACGAAGGACTTGCTGCTGAGATCCAGAAGCTGCAGAATCTGCCGCAGGCTGACCGCAACGCTATCCAGGCCAAGGTCGACGAGGCACAGAGCATCGAGACCAATATGAAGCGTAAGCAGGAAGACGCCAAGGCACGCTATACCAAGCGTTATGATGCGGTAGTCGGCCCGGTGACGGACGACATCCTCAAGGCGATGAATGATTACGCCAAGGCCAAGGGATATGCCGTAATTATGGACGGGCCGAAACTGCTCGAAGCTCAGATCCTGATGGGCTTTGACGAAAAGTCTGACGTCACCCTTGATTTCATCGCGTTCTACAACGCTCGTAAATAG
- a CDS encoding nucleotidyltransferase domain-containing protein has protein sequence MFEIEKFRDRVQLICRELRLQRLELVGSAARSDFSEQSDIDVLVSFSGDDRLFDRYFELKERLEKVFERPVDVIEERAVKNPFFKKTIERDRVTLYGT, from the coding sequence ATGTTCGAGATCGAAAAATTTCGTGATAGGGTCCAACTGATCTGCCGCGAGTTGCGGTTGCAGCGGTTGGAACTAGTCGGCTCTGCCGCCCGAAGTGATTTTTCCGAGCAGAGTGATATTGATGTTCTCGTGAGCTTTTCGGGTGATGACCGGTTGTTCGATCGTTATTTCGAATTGAAAGAGCGGCTTGAAAAGGTATTTGAACGCCCCGTCGATGTGATCGAGGAGCGAGCTGTAAAAAACCCGTTTTTTAAGAAGACGATCGAACGAGATCGCGTGACGCTCTATGGAACGTGA
- a CDS encoding LysR family transcriptional regulator, whose amino-acid sequence MHIETFKVFCDLVDLESFSLAAERNFITQSAVSQQIRSLEDKFKRRLIERVRGRRDVKLTAAGEVFYRESKKVLGSYDQLHESLRGVIGKIGGTVKVATVYSVGLHELPPKVREFMTKFPAAKIDLEYSRTTRIVRDVLSGSVELGIIAYPEPKRGISIVEMADSRLVLIAPPDHKLVSKKTVKVSDLNGREFVVFERDIPTRKATDKILKDHGVEVVKVAEFDNIETIKRAVEVGFGLAIVPEPTVSGASASGRLAVIDLAEKYWVRSVGVIYRSDRKLSIAAKKFVELLGRN is encoded by the coding sequence ATGCATATCGAAACATTTAAGGTCTTTTGCGATCTGGTCGACCTCGAGAGTTTTTCGTTGGCCGCAGAACGCAACTTCATCACACAGTCGGCAGTGAGCCAGCAAATACGCTCACTCGAGGATAAATTCAAGCGGCGCCTGATCGAGCGCGTTCGCGGTCGCCGCGACGTCAAACTCACGGCGGCGGGCGAGGTATTCTACCGCGAGTCCAAAAAGGTGCTTGGCAGTTATGACCAATTGCACGAATCGCTCCGGGGCGTGATCGGCAAGATCGGCGGTACCGTTAAGGTCGCAACTGTTTACAGCGTCGGCCTGCACGAACTGCCGCCGAAGGTCCGCGAATTTATGACCAAGTTTCCGGCGGCCAAGATCGACCTTGAGTACTCCAGAACGACACGCATCGTCCGCGACGTGCTCAGCGGCTCAGTCGAACTCGGCATCATCGCCTACCCCGAACCGAAACGCGGCATCTCGATAGTCGAAATGGCAGACAGCCGACTCGTCCTGATCGCCCCGCCCGACCACAAGCTCGTCTCGAAAAAGACGGTCAAGGTCTCGGATTTGAACGGGCGTGAATTCGTGGTTTTTGAGAGAGATATCCCGACCCGCAAGGCTACCGACAAGATCCTCAAGGATCACGGCGTCGAGGTGGTCAAGGTCGCCGAATTTGACAATATCGAGACGATCAAACGTGCGGTCGAAGTAGGCTTTGGGCTGGCGATCGTCCCCGAGCCGACCGTCTCCGGTGCATCAGCATCGGGCAGGCTCGCGGTCATCGATCTCGCCGAAAAATACTGGGTCCGCTCGGTCGGCGTCATTTACCGCAGCGACCGAAAGTTGTCGATCGCCGCCAAAAAGTTTGTCGAGCTTTTGGGACGAAACTAA
- a CDS encoding succinate dehydrogenase, producing the protein MAIKFSNTFLLRKLHQITGIVPLGIFFFVHMFTNSKAMNGAANFDKAVKEIHDIPYLLLIEIFGIFVPLLFHSIYGVLISSEAKPNVLSYGYARNWFYLLQRVTGMFLFVFILFHLLNLRFGLIPGLTEVAVAGNADKAYAIVASDFQKTWVLIVYILGIIATSWHLAYGFFLFSVDWGLVMGEKAQKMTIAACVALAALLSVVGINAAFAFRSPCGLMPKVLCEAPAKAGPTGPTKF; encoded by the coding sequence ATGGCGATCAAATTTTCGAACACATTCTTACTTCGCAAGTTGCACCAGATCACGGGGATCGTGCCGCTCGGGATCTTTTTCTTCGTGCATATGTTCACGAATTCAAAGGCGATGAACGGAGCGGCCAATTTTGATAAGGCGGTCAAGGAGATACACGATATCCCTTACCTGCTGTTGATCGAGATCTTCGGCATCTTTGTGCCGCTGTTGTTTCACTCGATCTACGGCGTGCTGATTTCGTCCGAGGCTAAGCCGAACGTGCTCAGTTACGGTTATGCCCGCAATTGGTTTTACCTGCTGCAGCGTGTGACGGGCATGTTTCTGTTCGTGTTCATCCTTTTTCACCTGCTCAATCTGCGATTTGGCCTGATACCCGGACTGACGGAAGTCGCAGTCGCCGGCAACGCAGACAAGGCGTACGCGATCGTCGCGAGTGATTTTCAGAAAACGTGGGTACTGATCGTTTACATTCTCGGTATCATCGCGACCTCGTGGCATCTGGCATACGGATTTTTCCTTTTCTCGGTAGATTGGGGATTGGTGATGGGTGAAAAGGCACAAAAGATGACGATCGCCGCCTGTGTGGCCCTCGCGGCACTGCTGTCGGTGGTCGGTATCAACGCGGCATTTGCATTCCGAAGCCCGTGCGGACTGATGCCCAAGGTGTTATGCGAAGCACCGGCAAAGGCGGGCCCGACCGGGCCGACAAAGTTTTAA